Proteins encoded within one genomic window of Bradyrhizobium sp. CB1717:
- a CDS encoding amino acid ABC transporter substrate-binding protein, translated as MRRSLAISGSLLLAACLLATGASAQTGGSEGLSPTLSAIKKAHTVRLGYRESSPPFSFLDQSGRPIGYSLELCEAIVEEIGIEVDDPNLKIDYVKVTSDDRIDAVLQNKIDLECGSTTANAERGKRVAFSPLMFVAGTKLMVPKASNVQSLTDLKGKSIVVTKGTTNEQAIQAADKKFSLGLNIITSPDHEQSYQILVDGKADAFATDDILLFGLIARHKAQDKFRVTGDYLSYDPYGIMFKKGEPQLSAVVERAFRKLGSNRDLVPLYNKWFVSRLPTGERLNVPISLQLEEAFKAMDDSASANN; from the coding sequence ATGCGCCGCTCACTGGCGATATCGGGCAGCCTGTTGCTGGCAGCGTGTCTGCTGGCAACCGGGGCCTCAGCTCAGACCGGCGGCAGCGAAGGGCTTAGCCCGACGCTGTCGGCGATCAAGAAGGCGCATACCGTGCGGCTCGGCTATCGCGAGAGTTCGCCGCCGTTCTCCTTCCTCGACCAGTCGGGTCGTCCGATCGGCTACAGCCTCGAACTGTGCGAGGCCATCGTCGAGGAGATCGGCATCGAGGTCGACGATCCCAATCTCAAAATCGACTACGTCAAGGTCACCTCGGACGACCGCATCGACGCCGTGCTCCAGAACAAGATCGACCTGGAATGCGGCTCGACCACCGCCAATGCCGAGCGCGGCAAGCGCGTCGCCTTCTCGCCCTTGATGTTCGTTGCCGGCACCAAGCTGATGGTGCCGAAGGCGTCGAATGTCCAGTCGCTGACCGATCTGAAGGGCAAGTCCATCGTGGTGACGAAAGGCACCACCAACGAGCAGGCGATCCAGGCTGCGGACAAGAAGTTCTCGCTCGGACTCAACATCATCACCTCGCCGGACCACGAGCAGTCGTATCAGATCCTCGTCGACGGCAAGGCCGATGCGTTCGCGACCGACGACATCCTGCTGTTCGGCCTGATCGCGCGCCACAAGGCGCAGGACAAGTTCCGCGTCACCGGCGACTATTTGTCCTACGATCCCTACGGCATCATGTTCAAGAAAGGTGAGCCGCAGCTCTCCGCCGTGGTCGAGCGCGCCTTCCGCAAGCTCGGCTCCAACCGGGACCTCGTCCCGCTCTACAACAAATGGTTCGTCTCGCGGCTGCCGACCGGCGAGCGGCTCAACGTGCCGATCTCGCTGCAGCTCGAGGAAGCCTTCAAGGCCATGGACGATTCGGCGAGTGCGAATAATTGA
- a CDS encoding dicarboxylate/amino acid:cation symporter, whose protein sequence is MSNRFTQYILAAMVLGIVMGAAIFNFLPDTRAEWASSINLIAMMFLRLIKMIIAPLVFATLVGGIAHMGSGSRLGRIFAKTMGWFVSASFVSLLLGLVMVNLLQPGANFPGTLPQAGQSTGLPVSAFSIEKFLTHLIPTSIADAMAQNEILQIVIFAVFFSVAMGSMPERSKPILAMIDDVAHIMLKVTSYVMLFAPLAVWAAITATVAKNGLGVLWKLVVFMGGFYLALAILWVILMIVGFLVIGPRYSHLLKLIREPLMIAFSTASSEAAYPKTLEGLTKFGASSRISSFVLPLGYSFNLDGTMMYCTFASIFIAQTYHIEMSLATQLAMLATLMITSKGVAGVPRASLVVIASTLAQFGIPEAGLLMIMGIDTFLDMGRSATNVIGNSLATAVVAKWEGELGPEHELGPGEVATPDMVPGELPAMAGH, encoded by the coding sequence ATGTCGAACAGGTTTACGCAATACATTCTGGCCGCGATGGTGCTGGGCATCGTCATGGGGGCGGCGATCTTCAACTTCCTGCCCGATACGCGCGCCGAGTGGGCCTCCTCCATCAACCTGATCGCCATGATGTTCCTGCGCCTGATCAAGATGATCATCGCGCCGTTGGTGTTCGCGACCCTGGTCGGCGGCATCGCCCATATGGGAAGCGGTTCTCGGCTCGGGCGCATCTTCGCCAAGACCATGGGCTGGTTCGTCAGCGCCTCCTTCGTCTCGCTGCTGCTCGGCCTCGTCATGGTCAACCTGCTCCAGCCCGGCGCGAACTTCCCCGGCACGCTGCCGCAGGCGGGGCAATCGACCGGCCTGCCGGTCTCGGCCTTCTCGATCGAGAAATTCCTGACCCATCTGATCCCGACCTCGATCGCGGATGCGATGGCGCAGAACGAGATCCTCCAGATCGTGATCTTCGCCGTGTTCTTCTCGGTGGCGATGGGCTCGATGCCCGAGCGGTCGAAGCCGATCCTGGCGATGATCGACGACGTCGCCCACATCATGCTCAAGGTGACGAGCTATGTGATGCTGTTCGCGCCGCTCGCGGTGTGGGCCGCCATCACGGCCACCGTCGCCAAGAACGGCCTCGGCGTGCTCTGGAAGCTCGTCGTCTTCATGGGCGGCTTCTATCTCGCGCTTGCGATCCTGTGGGTCATCCTGATGATCGTCGGCTTCCTCGTGATCGGGCCGCGCTACAGCCATCTCCTGAAGCTGATCCGCGAGCCGCTGATGATCGCGTTCTCGACCGCGAGCTCGGAAGCGGCCTATCCGAAGACGCTGGAAGGACTGACCAAGTTCGGCGCCTCGTCGCGGATCTCGAGCTTCGTGCTGCCGCTCGGCTATTCCTTCAACCTCGACGGCACGATGATGTACTGCACTTTCGCCAGCATCTTCATCGCGCAGACCTACCACATCGAGATGTCGCTCGCGACGCAGCTAGCGATGCTCGCGACCCTGATGATCACCTCCAAGGGCGTCGCCGGCGTGCCGCGCGCTTCCCTCGTCGTGATCGCCTCGACGCTGGCGCAGTTCGGCATCCCCGAGGCGGGCCTCTTGATGATCATGGGCATCGACACCTTCCTCGACATGGGGCGCAGCGCCACCAACGTGATCGGCAACTCGCTCGCGACCGCCGTGGTCGCGAAGTGGGAAGGCGAGCTCGGGCCCGAGCACGAGCTCGGACCCGGCGAGGTGGCGACGCCGGACATGGTGCCCGGCGAATTGCCCGCGATGGCCGGCCACTGA
- a CDS encoding ferredoxin--NADP reductase: MSAFYREKVLSVHHWTDTLFSFRATRDTGFRFQNGQFAMIGLEVDGRPLLRAYSMASANHEEELEFFSIKVQDGPLTSRLQKIKEGDTILVGRKATGTLITDNLLPGKRLMLLSTGTGLAPFASLIKDPEVYDQFESIVLVHGCRQVSELAYGEKLVATLRDDELFGELLADKLIYYPTVTREPFKNRGRITDLINSEQIFNDIGQGPLDIATDRIMMCGSPAMLEELKVMFESRDFIEGSGNKPGHFVIEKAFVER, encoded by the coding sequence ATGAGCGCGTTTTACCGAGAGAAGGTTCTTTCCGTCCACCACTGGACCGACACGCTGTTCAGCTTCCGCGCCACGCGCGATACCGGCTTCCGGTTCCAGAACGGCCAGTTCGCCATGATCGGCCTCGAGGTCGACGGCCGTCCGCTGCTGCGCGCCTACAGCATGGCGAGCGCCAACCACGAGGAAGAGCTCGAGTTCTTCTCGATCAAGGTGCAGGACGGCCCGCTCACCTCGCGCCTGCAGAAGATCAAGGAAGGCGACACCATCCTGGTCGGCCGCAAGGCGACCGGCACGCTGATCACCGACAACCTGCTTCCCGGCAAGCGGCTGATGCTGCTCTCGACCGGCACCGGTCTTGCGCCCTTCGCCAGCCTGATCAAGGATCCCGAGGTCTACGACCAGTTCGAGTCCATCGTGCTGGTGCACGGCTGCCGCCAGGTCTCCGAGCTCGCCTATGGCGAGAAGCTGGTCGCGACCCTGCGCGATGACGAGCTGTTCGGCGAGCTGCTCGCGGACAAGCTGATCTACTATCCGACCGTGACCCGCGAGCCCTTCAAGAACCGCGGCCGCATCACCGACCTCATCAACTCCGAGCAGATCTTCAACGACATCGGTCAGGGCCCGCTCGACATCGCGACCGACCGCATCATGATGTGCGGCAGCCCGGCGATGCTTGAAGAGCTCAAGGTGATGTTCGAGAGCCGTGACTTCATCGAAGGCAGCGGCAACAAGCCCGGCCATTTCGTGATCGAGAAGGCCTTCGTCGAGCGCTAA
- a CDS encoding PilZ domain-containing protein, producing the protein MDERRNKARHRVLKAGTIEFGGGAIDCTVRNFSDTGAALDVTSPVGIPEHFTLFIQADGTHLPCTVVWRKEKRIGVRFG; encoded by the coding sequence ATGGACGAGCGACGCAACAAAGCCAGGCATCGGGTCCTGAAGGCCGGAACGATCGAGTTCGGCGGCGGCGCGATCGACTGCACCGTTCGCAATTTCTCGGACACCGGCGCGGCACTCGACGTCACCAGCCCGGTCGGCATCCCCGAACACTTCACCCTGTTCATCCAGGCCGACGGAACGCATCTGCCCTGCACCGTGGTCTGGCGCAAGGAAAAGCGGATCGGGGTGAGGTTCGGGTAG
- a CDS encoding HAMP domain-containing methyl-accepting chemotaxis protein, translated as MRIGKLFALSMLTVTVFAVILGAEVLIPQTRIFTNRSDAIRTVDAFGATLMISQQVAGLRAPYIGPIFQEGAATQAQIDAAAKAAKAADAAFERARPTFLALNDAGPMIEKLDRTARRLKEVTTAADRAMSVPLAQRDGAVIKGFLPGVAEVIGNIEPIMNQLEGQVVNADSSLAALLSLARTAQDLRVSAGSRAATLSPALSARRPLTAAEISLMDRMQGRVEADRERIEAGIDQLGSPPRISTAQKAATESYFGKAAVVVDKEMPAARSDGKYGVNAEELASVIVPAIQMFYGVRDAALAEAAERATAARDGALAMLALAGVAVLALLSTLAGVTMMLRSRVVTPLSRLAEVIGTLAAGRHDVEIPATGRNDEIGQVAGSLQHFKDSLLAQKAANEAGAIEAESKLKRSQRMDQIARDFEAMIGDVINTVASASSELEVSAGTLTSTADQSEKVTATVAAASEQASTNVQTVAAAAEEMASSVDEISRQVQDSARVAGEAVQQAERTNDHVGELAKAAGRIGDVVELISQIAGQTNLLALNATIEAARAGEAGRGFAVVASEVKALAEQTAKATGEISQQISGIQAATEDSVGAIKAIGDTITRMSEIASAIASAVEEQGAATREISRNVQQAARGTQQVSASIVDVQHGASQTGSASANVLTAARSLSGESTRLKTEVGKFLDAIRAA; from the coding sequence ATGCGGATCGGGAAGCTTTTCGCGCTGTCGATGCTGACGGTGACGGTGTTTGCAGTCATCCTCGGCGCCGAGGTGCTCATACCCCAGACGCGCATCTTCACGAACCGTTCCGACGCGATCAGGACGGTCGACGCCTTTGGCGCGACCCTGATGATCAGCCAGCAGGTCGCCGGCCTTCGTGCCCCCTACATCGGACCGATCTTCCAGGAAGGCGCTGCGACGCAGGCCCAGATCGACGCGGCCGCCAAGGCTGCAAAGGCGGCCGATGCGGCATTCGAGAGGGCAAGGCCTACTTTCCTGGCGCTGAATGACGCCGGACCGATGATCGAAAAGCTCGACCGTACCGCGCGGCGGCTCAAGGAGGTCACCACGGCCGCAGATCGCGCGATGAGCGTCCCCCTGGCGCAGCGCGACGGTGCCGTCATCAAGGGTTTTCTGCCCGGCGTGGCCGAGGTCATCGGCAACATCGAGCCGATCATGAATCAGCTCGAAGGACAGGTCGTCAACGCCGATTCCTCACTTGCGGCGTTACTGAGCCTGGCGCGGACGGCGCAGGATCTGCGCGTCTCGGCCGGCAGCCGCGCCGCCACGCTGTCGCCGGCGCTGAGCGCACGTCGGCCGCTCACGGCAGCCGAAATCTCGCTGATGGATCGCATGCAGGGGCGTGTAGAGGCCGATCGCGAACGCATCGAGGCCGGCATCGATCAGCTTGGAAGCCCGCCCCGCATTTCCACCGCGCAGAAGGCGGCGACCGAATCCTATTTTGGAAAGGCAGCGGTCGTCGTGGACAAGGAGATGCCCGCGGCGAGGAGCGACGGCAAGTACGGCGTCAACGCCGAGGAGCTCGCGAGCGTCATCGTGCCGGCGATCCAGATGTTTTATGGCGTGCGCGACGCCGCGCTGGCGGAAGCCGCCGAGCGCGCCACGGCTGCGCGCGACGGCGCATTGGCGATGCTCGCGCTTGCGGGCGTTGCGGTGCTGGCGCTGCTCAGCACGCTCGCCGGCGTCACCATGATGCTGCGCAGCCGCGTCGTGACGCCGCTCAGCCGGCTCGCCGAGGTGATCGGAACGCTCGCCGCCGGACGGCATGACGTCGAGATTCCGGCGACGGGCCGCAATGACGAGATCGGCCAGGTCGCGGGCTCGCTCCAGCACTTCAAGGATTCGCTGCTCGCCCAGAAGGCTGCCAACGAGGCGGGCGCGATCGAGGCCGAGTCGAAGCTCAAGCGCAGCCAGCGCATGGACCAGATCGCGCGCGATTTCGAGGCCATGATCGGCGACGTCATCAACACCGTCGCGTCGGCTTCCTCGGAGCTCGAAGTGTCGGCGGGAACGCTGACGAGCACGGCCGATCAATCGGAGAAGGTCACTGCGACCGTCGCCGCCGCCTCCGAGCAGGCCTCCACCAACGTGCAGACCGTTGCCGCCGCGGCGGAGGAGATGGCCTCGTCGGTCGACGAGATCAGCCGCCAGGTCCAGGACTCCGCGCGCGTCGCCGGCGAAGCCGTGCAGCAGGCCGAGCGGACCAACGATCATGTCGGCGAGCTCGCCAAGGCCGCGGGGCGGATCGGTGACGTCGTCGAACTCATCAGCCAGATCGCGGGTCAGACCAATCTCCTGGCGCTGAACGCCACCATCGAGGCGGCGCGGGCCGGCGAGGCCGGACGCGGCTTCGCGGTCGTCGCCTCCGAGGTCAAGGCGCTGGCCGAGCAGACCGCCAAGGCCACCGGCGAGATCAGCCAGCAGATCTCGGGGATCCAGGCGGCGACCGAGGATTCCGTCGGCGCCATCAAGGCGATCGGCGACACCATCACGAGGATGTCCGAGATCGCATCCGCGATCGCCTCGGCGGTCGAGGAGCAGGGCGCGGCGACGCGCGAGATTTCCCGCAACGTGCAGCAGGCGGCGCGCGGCACCCAGCAGGTCTCCGCCAGCATCGTCGACGTGCAGCACGGCGCCAGCCAGACCGGATCGGCCTCCGCCAACGTGCTTACCGCCGCCAGATCGCTGTCGGGCGAAAGCACGCGTCTCAAGACCGAGGTCGGGAAATTCCTGGATGCGATCCGGGCCGCGTAA
- a CDS encoding RimK-like protein, with product MAGSERVFVQAIRRYCARHDIAVDVRAGGWLIAMRLGETRRFAFGYDIGLNSAIAHRLANDKSATAEALTLADVPCIPHQLFLNPRLGVHVAGPGWREAMLALLAQNPQGIVVKPNEGTSGRAVFKVTTEAELDHAAGEVFSMSTGLVISPYVAIEQEVRVVLLDDVPLVVYSKQRGSDWRHNLDAGAKPVLMEDGKVRTACVKLAIDAARAIGIVFASIDVVRVDGAWRVLEINSGVMMEALAKLHPELVQAAYDAALDRVFGKR from the coding sequence ATGGCGGGCAGCGAGCGGGTCTTCGTCCAGGCGATCAGGCGCTATTGCGCCCGCCACGACATCGCGGTCGATGTCCGCGCCGGCGGCTGGCTGATTGCGATGCGCCTCGGCGAGACGCGCCGCTTCGCCTTCGGCTACGACATCGGCCTCAACAGCGCGATCGCCCACCGCCTCGCCAACGACAAATCCGCGACCGCCGAGGCGCTGACGCTGGCGGACGTGCCCTGCATTCCCCATCAGCTCTTCCTCAACCCGAGGCTGGGCGTGCACGTCGCCGGTCCGGGCTGGCGTGAAGCGATGCTGGCGCTGCTCGCGCAGAATCCGCAAGGCATCGTGGTGAAGCCGAACGAGGGCACGTCGGGGCGCGCGGTGTTCAAGGTGACGACGGAGGCGGAGCTCGACCACGCGGCTGGCGAGGTCTTCTCGATGAGCACGGGGCTCGTGATCTCGCCCTATGTCGCGATCGAGCAGGAGGTCCGCGTGGTGCTGCTCGATGACGTGCCCCTCGTCGTCTACAGCAAGCAGCGTGGCTCAGACTGGCGGCACAATCTCGATGCCGGCGCAAAGCCGGTGCTGATGGAGGACGGCAAGGTTCGAACGGCTTGCGTGAAGCTCGCGATTGATGCAGCGAGAGCCATCGGCATCGTCTTCGCGTCCATCGACGTGGTGCGCGTTGACGGTGCCTGGCGCGTGCTCGAGATCAACTCCGGCGTGATGATGGAAGCGCTGGCCAAGCTGCATCCGGAGCTGGTGCAGGCAGCGTATGACGCGGCGCTGGACCGGGTGTTTGGGAAGCGGTAG
- a CDS encoding hemolysin family protein, protein MLSVELVIVVVLIVINGLLSMSELAVVSSRPARLSLLAAKGVRGAERALTLASDPGKFLSTVQIGITLVGVLSGAFSGATLGQRLTLWLVELGLSSGIADIVGVGIVVTLITYATLIVGELVPKQVALRDPESIAVRVAPAMHVLAKISLPLVFLLDVSGKLILTLLGRGGKAEEKVSEDEIHHLVSEAESAGVLEPGEKEMIAGVMRLGDRPVGAVMTPRTEVDEIDLNDPPEAIQEIIKKSPHSRFPASDGDRDKPIGVLQAKDLLVAYMNERAPDLRALVREAPSIPASADARDVLTILKAAPVHVGFVYDEYGAFEGVVTAADILESIVGAFHSEEGPPEPAYVKRADESLLVAGWMPVDEFGELLGIELPPHRFNTVAGLVLQQFNVLPNVGDAFDLGGWHIEVVDLDGRRIDKILASRRGEQAAA, encoded by the coding sequence ATGCTCTCCGTCGAACTCGTCATCGTCGTCGTCCTGATCGTCATCAACGGCCTCTTGTCCATGTCGGAGCTGGCCGTGGTCTCGTCTCGCCCGGCACGCTTGTCGCTGCTCGCCGCCAAGGGCGTGCGCGGCGCCGAGCGGGCGTTGACGCTGGCGTCCGACCCCGGAAAATTCCTCTCGACGGTCCAGATCGGCATCACGCTGGTCGGCGTGCTCTCGGGCGCCTTCTCCGGCGCGACACTCGGGCAGCGGCTGACACTATGGCTGGTCGAGCTCGGACTGTCCTCCGGCATTGCCGACATCGTCGGCGTCGGCATCGTCGTCACCCTCATCACCTACGCAACACTGATTGTCGGCGAGCTGGTGCCGAAGCAGGTGGCGCTGCGCGATCCTGAAAGCATCGCGGTCAGGGTCGCGCCCGCGATGCACGTGCTCGCGAAGATATCGCTGCCGCTCGTGTTCCTGCTCGACGTCTCCGGCAAGCTGATCCTCACGCTGCTCGGCCGCGGCGGCAAGGCCGAGGAGAAGGTCTCGGAGGACGAGATCCATCACCTCGTCAGCGAAGCCGAAAGCGCGGGCGTGCTCGAGCCCGGCGAGAAGGAGATGATCGCCGGCGTGATGCGGCTCGGCGACCGGCCGGTCGGGGCCGTCATGACGCCGCGCACGGAGGTCGACGAGATCGATTTGAACGACCCGCCGGAGGCCATTCAGGAGATCATCAAAAAGAGCCCGCATTCGCGCTTTCCAGCCTCCGACGGCGATCGCGACAAGCCGATCGGCGTGCTCCAGGCCAAGGATTTGCTGGTCGCGTACATGAACGAACGCGCACCCGACCTGCGGGCGCTGGTCCGCGAAGCGCCGAGCATTCCCGCGTCGGCGGATGCCCGCGATGTGCTCACGATCCTGAAGGCCGCTCCGGTTCATGTCGGCTTCGTCTATGACGAGTACGGCGCCTTCGAAGGCGTGGTCACCGCCGCCGACATCCTGGAATCGATCGTCGGCGCGTTCCACTCCGAGGAGGGCCCGCCGGAGCCGGCTTACGTCAAGCGCGCGGACGAATCGCTGCTGGTCGCCGGCTGGATGCCGGTCGATGAATTCGGCGAGCTGCTCGGCATCGAGCTGCCGCCGCATCGCTTCAACACGGTGGCGGGCCTCGTGCTGCAGCAATTCAACGTGCTGCCCAACGTCGGCGACGCCTTCGACCTCGGCGGCTGGCATATCGAGGTGGTCGATCTCGACGGCCGGCGGATCGACAAGATCCTGGCGAGCCGGAGGGGCGAGCAGGCGGCGGCGTGA
- a CDS encoding FMN-binding glutamate synthase family protein produces METLLLPFSPRFIVLTICAVVTALLIGIGIADRKISDILLIPILIFGALTLLGVRDLLQKGHAVLRNYPISAHMRFLLEEIRPEMRQYFFESEKDGMPFSRDTRSLVYQRAKMQLDKRPFGTQEDVYREGYEWMHHSVSPKTHAEEKFRITIGGPDCKKPYSASVFNVSAMSFGALSPNAVRALNAGARKGGFAHDTGEGGFSPYHAEMGGDIIWEIGSGYFGCRHLDGSFDPEAFARVAGQDQIKMVELKISQGAKPGHGGVLPAAKVSEEISKIRGVAMGEDCISPASHRAFSTPVGMMQFIAEMRRLSGGKPAGFKLCIGHPWEFLAICKAMLETGIYPDFIVVDGNEGGTGAAPLEFMDHLGMPMREGVNFVHNALVGINARDRIKIGASGKIATAFDMARAMAIGADWCNSARGFMFSLGCIQSLSCHTDRCPTGVATQDPTRARALYVPLKIDRVHNYHHATLHSLTELIAAAGLEHPQQLRPIHFNQRTSTTQVKSFAQLYPALRPGELLEGTEDPRFRDAWKMARAETFQPAL; encoded by the coding sequence ATGGAGACCCTGCTGCTGCCGTTCTCGCCGCGCTTCATCGTGCTGACGATCTGCGCGGTCGTCACTGCGCTGCTGATCGGCATCGGCATCGCCGACCGCAAGATCTCCGACATCCTGCTGATCCCGATCCTGATCTTCGGCGCCCTGACGCTGCTCGGCGTCCGCGACCTCTTGCAGAAGGGGCACGCGGTGCTGCGCAACTACCCGATCTCGGCGCATATGCGCTTCCTGCTCGAAGAGATACGCCCCGAGATGCGGCAATATTTCTTCGAGAGCGAGAAGGACGGCATGCCGTTCTCGCGCGACACCCGGTCGTTGGTCTATCAGCGCGCCAAGATGCAGCTCGACAAGCGTCCGTTCGGCACGCAGGAAGACGTCTACCGCGAGGGCTATGAGTGGATGCATCACTCGGTCTCGCCGAAGACCCATGCCGAGGAGAAATTCCGCATCACCATCGGCGGCCCCGATTGCAAGAAGCCCTACTCGGCCTCGGTGTTCAACGTCTCCGCGATGAGCTTTGGCGCGCTGAGCCCGAACGCGGTGCGGGCGCTCAATGCCGGCGCCAGGAAGGGCGGCTTCGCGCACGACACAGGCGAGGGCGGCTTCAGCCCTTATCACGCAGAGATGGGCGGCGACATCATCTGGGAGATCGGCTCCGGCTATTTCGGCTGCCGCCATCTCGACGGCTCGTTCGACCCCGAAGCGTTCGCGCGCGTCGCCGGCCAGGACCAGATCAAGATGGTCGAGCTCAAGATCAGCCAGGGCGCCAAGCCCGGCCATGGCGGCGTGCTGCCGGCGGCGAAGGTCTCGGAGGAGATTTCAAAAATCCGCGGCGTCGCCATGGGTGAGGACTGCATCTCGCCGGCCTCGCATCGCGCCTTCTCCACGCCTGTTGGCATGATGCAGTTCATCGCGGAGATGCGCCGCCTGTCCGGCGGCAAGCCGGCCGGCTTCAAGCTGTGCATCGGCCATCCCTGGGAATTTTTGGCGATCTGCAAGGCGATGCTGGAAACCGGCATCTATCCTGACTTCATCGTCGTCGACGGCAACGAGGGTGGCACCGGCGCGGCGCCGCTGGAGTTCATGGACCATCTCGGCATGCCGATGCGCGAGGGCGTCAATTTCGTCCATAATGCGCTGGTCGGCATCAATGCGCGCGACCGCATCAAGATCGGCGCCTCCGGCAAGATCGCCACCGCCTTCGACATGGCGCGCGCGATGGCGATCGGCGCCGACTGGTGCAATTCGGCGCGCGGCTTCATGTTCTCGCTCGGCTGCATCCAGTCGCTGAGCTGCCACACCGACCGCTGCCCGACCGGCGTCGCGACGCAGGATCCGACCCGGGCGCGCGCGCTCTACGTGCCGCTCAAGATCGACCGCGTGCACAACTATCACCATGCCACGCTGCACTCGCTGACCGAGCTGATCGCCGCGGCCGGCCTCGAGCATCCGCAGCAGCTGCGCCCGATCCATTTCAACCAGCGGACGTCGACGACCCAGGTCAAATCCTTCGCGCAGCTCTATCCGGCGCTGCGCCCCGGCGAGCTGCTCGAAGGCACCGAAGACCCGCGGTTTCGCGACGCCTGGAAGATGGCGCGGGCGGAGACGTTCCAGCCGGCGCTGTGA
- a CDS encoding NADP-dependent oxidoreductase: MSGNINRQILLVEKPSGKLGPEHFKMVESAMPEPKDGEALLRVRYISLDAANRAWMHGATYRSAVEANSVMAGGAIAEVVSSKAEGLAPGDIVFGDTGWQEFAAVPAKHLTKMPKLEPMTHLLSVFGIAGLTAYFGLLEVGKPKEGETVVVSAAAGSVGSIVGQIAKIKGCRVIGIAGGADKCHWLTSELGFDAAVDYKDGAVFKALRAAAPKGIDVYFDNVGGDILEACLPQMNNYGRIACCGAISQYDGAPAAHGPRGVPGLIVVKRLVMQGFIVMDYMKDSQRALADLQSWVKSGKLKVQEDIIDGLENTPKALIGLLAGENRGKRMVKLTT, translated from the coding sequence ATGAGCGGCAACATCAATCGCCAGATTCTGCTGGTGGAAAAGCCCAGCGGCAAGCTCGGTCCTGAACATTTCAAAATGGTCGAGAGCGCGATGCCGGAGCCGAAGGACGGCGAGGCGTTGCTGCGCGTGCGTTACATCTCGCTCGACGCCGCCAACCGCGCCTGGATGCACGGCGCGACCTATCGTTCGGCCGTCGAAGCCAACAGCGTGATGGCCGGCGGCGCCATCGCCGAGGTCGTGAGCTCGAAGGCCGAGGGGCTCGCACCCGGTGACATCGTGTTCGGCGACACCGGCTGGCAGGAGTTTGCCGCGGTGCCGGCGAAGCATCTGACTAAGATGCCGAAGCTCGAGCCGATGACGCATCTGCTCAGCGTGTTCGGCATCGCCGGCCTCACCGCCTATTTCGGCCTGCTGGAGGTCGGCAAGCCCAAGGAGGGCGAGACGGTCGTGGTCTCGGCGGCCGCGGGATCGGTCGGCTCGATCGTCGGACAGATCGCCAAGATCAAGGGCTGCCGCGTCATCGGCATCGCCGGCGGCGCCGACAAGTGCCACTGGCTGACCTCCGAGCTCGGCTTCGATGCGGCCGTGGACTACAAGGACGGCGCCGTGTTCAAGGCGTTGCGCGCCGCGGCGCCCAAGGGCATCGACGTCTATTTCGACAATGTCGGCGGCGACATTCTGGAAGCCTGCCTGCCACAAATGAACAATTACGGCCGCATCGCCTGCTGCGGCGCGATCTCGCAATATGACGGCGCGCCCGCCGCGCATGGCCCGCGCGGCGTGCCCGGGCTGATCGTGGTGAAGCGGCTGGTGATGCAAGGCTTCATCGTGATGGACTACATGAAGGACAGCCAGCGCGCGCTCGCCGATCTCCAGTCCTGGGTGAAATCCGGCAAACTCAAAGTGCAGGAGGACATCATCGACGGCCTCGAGAACACGCCGAAAGCGTTGATCGGATTGCTCGCGGGCGAGAACCGCGGCAAGCGCATGGTGAAACTGACGACATAG